A stretch of the Comamonas testosteroni TK102 genome encodes the following:
- a CDS encoding 3-oxoacid CoA-transferase subunit B, protein MKQGMTRRQMAQRVARDIPAGAYVNLGIGLPVTVLDHFKPEDEIVVHSENGILGMRALLEGEAADPDMSNAAKLPVNIRAGGSFFHHADSFAMMRGGHLDFCILGGYEVSEHGDLANWSLGQKNVATAVGGAMDLAVGAKAVYVLMEHVTREGRPRIVSQCSLPLTGRRVVKRVYTDLAVIDVRPQGLVVIDMLEGVDEQTLEACTGADLRFELKRALP, encoded by the coding sequence ATGAAGCAAGGAATGACACGCCGGCAGATGGCACAGCGTGTGGCCAGGGATATTCCTGCTGGTGCCTACGTCAATCTTGGAATTGGTCTGCCTGTCACCGTACTCGATCACTTCAAGCCGGAAGACGAAATCGTGGTGCACAGCGAGAACGGCATTCTTGGCATGCGTGCGCTGCTCGAAGGCGAGGCGGCAGATCCGGACATGTCTAACGCCGCCAAACTGCCTGTGAATATTCGCGCTGGTGGCAGCTTTTTCCATCATGCAGATTCCTTTGCCATGATGCGTGGCGGGCATCTGGACTTCTGCATTCTGGGTGGCTACGAGGTCTCGGAACACGGTGATCTCGCCAACTGGTCTTTGGGGCAGAAGAACGTGGCGACCGCAGTGGGCGGTGCAATGGATCTGGCGGTGGGGGCCAAGGCCGTCTACGTGCTCATGGAGCATGTCACGCGAGAGGGCAGGCCGCGCATTGTGAGCCAATGCAGCTTGCCCCTGACGGGGCGGCGTGTCGTCAAGCGTGTCTACACCGATCTGGCTGTCATCGATGTTCGGCCCCAGGGACTTGTTGTCATCGACATGCTGGAGGGGGTGGACGAACAGACCCTCGAAGCATGCACAGGGGCCGATTTGCGGTTCGAGCTGAAAAGGGCGCTGCCATGA
- a CDS encoding enoyl-CoA hydratase, translating into MYSQVTYLTSTTAVLSITDAGVLNVLSTPVIQGLIQRLSELAENKELHCLVLRGSGSRAFVAGADIKELASLNAGTGRAFISGLRDLCNAVRHFPVPVIVRLEGHTLGGGLELAMAGDLRIAADNAVVGMPEVKVGIPSVIHAAMLPAQIGTTRAAWLLLTGENIPAAQAREWGLINECVPQEKLDERILEVAAGLSEIGPMVLRQQKKLLRRWERMALDAAVDDSIAEFGAAFQTGEPQQHMNAFLRRKAEKQESR; encoded by the coding sequence ATGTATTCGCAAGTCACCTATCTCACCTCGACCACCGCAGTGCTGTCCATCACGGACGCCGGCGTTCTCAACGTGTTGAGCACTCCCGTCATCCAGGGCCTGATCCAGAGGCTCAGCGAACTGGCGGAAAACAAAGAGCTGCATTGTCTTGTGCTGAGAGGCTCGGGCTCGCGGGCTTTCGTCGCGGGAGCCGACATCAAGGAGCTGGCTAGCCTGAATGCCGGTACCGGGCGCGCCTTCATCAGCGGTCTGCGCGATCTCTGCAATGCCGTACGGCACTTCCCGGTGCCCGTCATCGTACGCCTGGAGGGACATACTCTTGGTGGAGGCTTGGAGCTGGCGATGGCTGGCGATTTGCGAATCGCCGCCGATAACGCCGTTGTTGGCATGCCCGAGGTGAAGGTTGGAATCCCATCGGTGATCCATGCCGCTATGTTGCCGGCCCAGATCGGCACAACGCGCGCTGCCTGGCTATTGCTGACCGGAGAGAACATTCCGGCGGCTCAAGCGCGGGAGTGGGGCCTGATCAACGAATGCGTCCCTCAGGAGAAGCTGGATGAGCGCATTCTGGAGGTGGCCGCCGGACTGTCGGAAATCGGCCCGATGGTACTCAGGCAGCAAAAGAAACTGCTGCGCCGCTGGGAGCGCATGGCACTGGATGCAGCGGTTGATGACAGCATTGCCGAGTTCGGCGCGGCTTTCCAGACCGGCGAGCCACAGCAGCATATGAATGCTTTCTTGCGAAGAAAGGCCGAAAAGCAGGAATCCCGTTAG
- a CDS encoding 3-hydroxyacyl-CoA dehydrogenase NAD-binding domain-containing protein, giving the protein MNDYKQAAQLSETVRYEEHQDVALIVIDNPPVNGLGDTVRRGIAQGIARAQASTAVRAVVLRGQGKVFCGGADIRQFNTPAATASPMLRQVNRSIERCTKPVVACIHGVALGGGLELALACHYRVADSSARMGLPEVNLGLVPGGGGTQRLPRLIGAADAVRLITSGKHVEAKEALELGLVDAIFEDDLEQASMMFALSMAGSHPALPVLADIQAPPPKGELPDFDRLRTGINPKARNAIAQRAAIQCVRSAMDLPFEQGLDKERELFEELVVGAPSKSLRHIFFAEKEAAKFVGRDCDVAERQICRVGILGAGTMGGGIAMAFANAGIPVVLCEREQAALDRGMAMIERNYQISVSRGGLTAEAVKERMQHIQQTLDLSAFAEVDLVIEAVFEDMAIKRDVFVQLDRICRKGTILATNTSRLNINEIAAVTQRPEDVIGLHFFSPANVMKLLEVVRGERTCDAVIASCMQMAVAIGKIPVLVGVCEGFVGNRMLTGYWREAGFLLEEGATVQQIDAAMQAFGFAMGPLAMADLAGLDINWATRKRLASTRASHLRYSRVADSICEQGRFGQKTGAGYYRYEAGNRTPVPDPFVEALIAECARVAGIERRRVRDEEIVERCVLALVNEGARIVDEGIAQRASDVDVVYVNGYGFPAWRGGPMFHAQSLGWTQVLAKIRDLHARHGEHWIVAPWIEQQALNDILAQP; this is encoded by the coding sequence ATGAACGACTACAAGCAAGCAGCTCAACTTTCCGAAACCGTGCGCTATGAGGAGCACCAGGACGTTGCGCTCATTGTCATCGACAATCCACCTGTCAACGGGCTGGGCGACACGGTACGACGCGGTATTGCCCAAGGCATTGCCCGTGCACAAGCCAGTACCGCCGTGAGAGCCGTGGTGCTGCGTGGGCAGGGCAAGGTCTTCTGCGGCGGCGCGGACATACGCCAGTTCAATACCCCGGCTGCGACGGCGAGCCCCATGTTGCGCCAAGTCAACCGATCCATAGAGCGGTGCACCAAGCCCGTGGTAGCCTGCATTCACGGTGTAGCGCTGGGCGGCGGGCTGGAGCTGGCGCTGGCCTGTCACTACCGTGTCGCGGATTCATCCGCAAGAATGGGGCTGCCTGAGGTGAATCTGGGGCTGGTTCCCGGTGGTGGAGGGACGCAACGGCTTCCTCGGTTGATCGGGGCGGCGGATGCCGTGCGGCTGATCACTTCGGGCAAGCATGTCGAAGCCAAGGAGGCTCTGGAGCTTGGTCTGGTAGATGCAATTTTCGAGGACGATCTGGAGCAGGCCAGCATGATGTTTGCGCTGAGCATGGCGGGCAGTCATCCGGCGCTGCCGGTGCTGGCCGACATCCAGGCGCCCCCGCCCAAGGGCGAGCTGCCAGACTTCGACCGTCTTCGCACAGGTATCAATCCCAAGGCCCGTAACGCGATTGCGCAGCGTGCTGCCATCCAGTGCGTGAGAAGCGCCATGGACTTGCCTTTCGAGCAGGGCCTGGACAAGGAGCGTGAGCTGTTTGAGGAACTGGTTGTCGGAGCGCCTTCCAAGTCCTTGCGTCACATATTCTTTGCCGAGAAGGAAGCGGCCAAATTTGTTGGCAGGGACTGCGATGTGGCGGAGAGGCAGATTTGTCGTGTCGGTATTCTGGGCGCGGGCACCATGGGCGGCGGCATTGCCATGGCGTTTGCGAATGCAGGCATTCCAGTCGTCCTGTGCGAGCGAGAGCAGGCGGCGCTGGACCGCGGTATGGCGATGATCGAGCGCAACTATCAAATTTCCGTATCGCGTGGAGGGCTCACTGCCGAAGCGGTCAAGGAAAGGATGCAGCATATTCAGCAGACATTGGACCTGTCGGCGTTCGCAGAGGTCGATCTGGTCATAGAAGCCGTTTTCGAAGACATGGCGATCAAGCGCGATGTGTTTGTGCAGCTCGACAGGATCTGCAGAAAGGGGACGATTCTTGCCACCAATACGTCGCGGCTGAACATCAATGAGATCGCTGCTGTCACCCAGCGTCCCGAAGATGTCATCGGCCTGCATTTCTTCAGTCCGGCCAATGTGATGAAGTTGCTGGAAGTGGTGCGTGGAGAACGCACCTGCGACGCCGTCATCGCGAGCTGCATGCAGATGGCCGTGGCCATCGGCAAGATCCCCGTGCTGGTCGGCGTTTGCGAAGGCTTTGTGGGAAACCGCATGCTGACAGGGTACTGGCGAGAAGCGGGCTTTCTGCTTGAAGAGGGCGCCACGGTGCAGCAGATCGATGCCGCCATGCAGGCATTCGGCTTCGCGATGGGACCGCTTGCCATGGCCGATCTCGCGGGACTGGACATCAACTGGGCGACACGCAAGCGTCTTGCATCCACGAGGGCATCTCATCTGCGTTATTCCAGGGTTGCTGACAGTATCTGCGAGCAGGGTCGCTTCGGTCAGAAGACCGGTGCCGGCTACTACCGTTACGAAGCCGGCAATCGCACACCAGTTCCTGATCCCTTCGTCGAGGCGCTCATTGCGGAATGCGCACGCGTGGCCGGCATCGAGAGGCGTCGGGTCCGCGATGAGGAAATCGTCGAACGCTGTGTGCTTGCGCTGGTCAACGAAGGTGCGCGCATCGTCGACGAAGGAATCGCTCAACGCGCCTCCGATGTGGATGTGGTGTATGTCAATGGCTATGGCTTTCCTGCATGGCGGGGTGGGCCGATGTTCCATGCGCAGAGCCTGGGGTGGACGCAGGTTCTCGCAAAGATTCGGGATCTGCATGCCCGGCATGGCGAGCACTGGATTGTGGCGCCATGGATTGAACAACAAGCCCTGAACGACATATTGGCCCAGCCATGA
- a CDS encoding PaaI family thioesterase — MSTSAFVLPQGFEEHVSPSSFVLAQGPMYKRQREDGSRILGVRVREQHLNLHGIAHGGFVATVVDNAIGYNVATALSGSIVTAQMNIDYLSCARLGDWIEAEVLITRRGRRMCFAECTLRNGNALMARASCILVPIS, encoded by the coding sequence ATGAGCACCTCCGCTTTCGTACTTCCGCAGGGATTTGAGGAGCATGTGTCACCCAGCAGCTTCGTGCTTGCGCAAGGCCCCATGTACAAGAGGCAGCGAGAAGACGGATCGCGCATCCTAGGCGTGAGGGTGCGCGAGCAGCACCTCAATCTGCACGGCATCGCACATGGTGGCTTTGTGGCGACGGTGGTCGACAACGCCATTGGCTATAACGTGGCGACGGCACTTTCCGGCTCGATAGTGACGGCTCAAATGAACATCGACTACCTGTCTTGTGCACGCCTGGGAGACTGGATCGAGGCCGAGGTACTGATCACCCGCAGGGGCCGGCGTATGTGCTTTGCCGAGTGCACTTTGCGCAATGGCAACGCGTTGATGGCGCGAGCCAGCTGCATTCTCGTGCCCATCTCCTGA
- a CDS encoding Bug family tripartite tricarboxylate transporter substrate binding protein produces the protein MKPLKSLLALALGLGAMSMAQAAGATSYPDRTIRLLVPYAVGGATDVIGRVMARYLGEALGQSIVVENKPGAGGSTGSQYASKQPADGYTLVMMVESSHAVNPNVYAKPAYDAVKDFTPITNIANVPGVMVVNVSSPYKTAQDVIDEARKAPASLNYGSSGNGGLSHLSGALFGHTTRTQITHVPYKGLGPALNDLIAGQIDVVFDNMPSSGGLIAGNQLRALAVSSPKRLANLPNVPTYAEVGLQPMNDMSWYGLGAPAGLDAAVLNKLSVAARTALQNPELIKTIEQQGAVVDYQSPQQFRDTVERANKAWAKLIKDIGFKKL, from the coding sequence ATGAAGCCTTTGAAGTCCCTGCTCGCCCTGGCCCTGGGTCTTGGCGCCATGTCCATGGCTCAGGCTGCCGGCGCCACTTCCTATCCGGATCGCACCATACGGCTGCTCGTCCCCTACGCCGTGGGCGGCGCGACCGATGTCATCGGGCGCGTGATGGCGCGCTATCTTGGTGAGGCGCTCGGACAATCCATCGTCGTGGAAAACAAGCCTGGAGCCGGGGGAAGCACGGGGTCGCAGTACGCTTCCAAGCAGCCTGCCGACGGCTACACATTGGTCATGATGGTGGAGAGCTCACATGCAGTGAATCCCAATGTCTATGCCAAGCCTGCCTACGATGCGGTGAAAGACTTCACGCCTATCACCAATATTGCCAATGTGCCAGGCGTGATGGTGGTAAATGTTTCGTCGCCGTACAAGACGGCTCAGGATGTGATCGATGAAGCCAGAAAGGCGCCCGCCAGCCTGAACTATGGCTCGTCGGGCAATGGCGGGCTGAGTCATCTGAGCGGCGCCTTGTTCGGCCATACCACCAGGACCCAGATCACCCATGTTCCCTACAAGGGCCTGGGCCCCGCACTCAACGATCTGATCGCCGGCCAGATTGACGTGGTATTTGACAACATGCCCTCATCGGGTGGCCTGATCGCAGGCAATCAGCTGCGCGCCCTGGCGGTCTCCAGTCCCAAGCGTCTGGCCAATCTGCCCAACGTACCTACCTATGCTGAAGTTGGACTGCAGCCCATGAACGATATGTCCTGGTACGGGCTGGGTGCACCTGCCGGGCTGGATGCAGCGGTGTTGAACAAGCTGAGCGTTGCTGCCAGGACCGCGTTACAGAATCCTGAACTGATCAAGACGATAGAACAGCAAGGCGCGGTGGTCGATTACCAATCGCCACAGCAGTTTCGCGACACGGTAGAACGGGCCAACAAGGCATGGGCCAAGCTCATCAAGGACATCGGCTTCAAGAAACTCTGA
- a CDS encoding CaiB/BaiF CoA transferase family protein translates to MLANALDGVRVVDLSRILAGPWCTQNLADLGANVLKIERPETGDDTRSWGPPFVSTQSGEQVAAYFLSCNRGKQSVTLDFSREPEKAWLLRQIQDADVVVENYKVGTLARYGLDYDSLVRINPGLVYLSVTGFGQTGPFAQKPGYDYIFQGMGGLMSYTGIADGEAGAGPLRTGVAVVDLMTGMYATSAVLAALVQRGRSGLGQHLDIALLDVAVAMNANQGANFLVSGETPARIGNMHPNLAPYEVFECSDGHIILAIGNDTQFSAFCKLIKSEWHLQPEFATNADRLMNLAQLRPLLRAVLKCWQASALGRALDASGISWGNINSLEQVFQHPQVIHRQMLQTVEHPELGSLQLVRNPMLPPSAGKAVSPPPTLGLPVITAATASFSA, encoded by the coding sequence ATGCTTGCAAATGCACTCGATGGAGTCCGTGTCGTGGACTTGTCAAGAATTCTGGCTGGGCCATGGTGCACCCAGAATCTGGCTGATCTTGGCGCGAATGTCCTCAAGATCGAACGCCCTGAGACAGGGGACGATACCCGCAGCTGGGGGCCTCCTTTCGTGAGCACTCAAAGCGGTGAACAAGTGGCCGCATACTTCCTCTCATGCAATCGCGGCAAGCAATCCGTCACGCTGGATTTTTCGCGAGAGCCTGAGAAAGCCTGGCTGCTGCGCCAGATCCAGGATGCCGACGTAGTGGTCGAAAACTACAAGGTCGGAACGCTGGCTCGCTATGGTCTTGACTACGACAGTTTAGTGCGTATCAACCCGGGACTGGTCTACCTGTCAGTCACGGGGTTTGGACAGACCGGCCCGTTTGCGCAAAAGCCCGGATATGACTACATCTTCCAGGGCATGGGTGGTTTGATGAGCTACACAGGCATTGCCGATGGTGAAGCGGGGGCAGGCCCCTTGCGCACCGGCGTGGCCGTGGTGGATCTGATGACGGGAATGTATGCCACCAGCGCGGTGCTCGCGGCCTTGGTGCAGCGTGGACGCTCCGGGCTGGGTCAGCACCTTGATATCGCACTGCTGGATGTAGCGGTGGCGATGAATGCCAATCAGGGAGCCAACTTTCTGGTTTCCGGTGAGACGCCGGCGCGCATCGGCAATATGCACCCCAATCTCGCGCCCTATGAAGTCTTTGAATGCAGCGATGGCCACATCATCTTGGCAATAGGCAACGACACTCAGTTTTCGGCCTTTTGCAAGCTCATTAAGAGTGAATGGCATTTACAGCCCGAATTTGCGACAAATGCGGACCGGCTGATGAATCTGGCGCAACTCAGGCCTCTGCTGCGTGCGGTACTGAAGTGCTGGCAAGCCTCCGCCCTGGGGCGCGCGCTTGACGCCAGCGGCATCTCCTGGGGGAACATCAACAGCCTCGAGCAGGTGTTTCAGCACCCTCAGGTGATTCATCGCCAGATGCTCCAGACCGTCGAGCACCCCGAACTGGGCTCGCTTCAGCTCGTGCGCAACCCCATGCTCCCACCGAGCGCCGGCAAAGCAGTATCTCCGCCGCCCACCTTGGGACTGCCCGTCATCACAGCGGCCACTGCTTCCTTTTCAGCCTGA